One Fibrobacter sp. UWB2 DNA window includes the following coding sequences:
- a CDS encoding FISUMP domain-containing protein: protein MHYAKLSVAGCAALMFGLIACSGEDGKDGVNGVNGLNGADGASCEVKSLKDESGYKVLCGGDSVGVLLNGKTGATGKQGIAGATGAKGDTGKTGESCKVEPITDGYKVLCGNKEVGTLKNGAKGESCTTSEAEEGIKITCGTTSTVLKNKSCTVKETADKDGTKGIQMTCDDGTGGTVWNGKSGTSCTAKKDGDELKMYCDDKLVGSVTDGTSCVSTDNGEGVVTVKCGDAEPVVIAKAMCGDKTYDPADQFCVLTTLFDKCGTDAKKVAYNISSEYCEAGVVTPMCIDVEFKDQVEVKVEDISMRAPKADEFCWNGFITKKCGGKEFGDYEFCGTTNDRTKDSIMTYCARYTKIDDIIIDLNKSRIVRDADEEDLDARAELFSFIYGASSPYSRESVNDFFVKLDQYKVKPTQFCDEELEMVFNKCGDKTFSPKNQFCDRRDNHVYSVVKVGSNWWMGENLAFEYKLPLIENDKIKVGGKVMYFEKDAYENYAGEDGFRYYTWASATGAGDVRTTSTLPEAFINAVEGDELESHKLVTGACPEGWRLPTKEELQTLVESRELLKSFNVAASGYYNVEFVVDPETEKEVAKTTLMSADDAFLWSNTDQEADGAKAIALMYPHDSNVLETTFDAYTKTLALPIRCIADVD, encoded by the coding sequence ATGCATTACGCAAAGCTCAGTGTTGCGGGTTGTGCCGCACTCATGTTTGGTCTCATCGCTTGTTCCGGTGAAGACGGAAAAGACGGTGTTAACGGCGTCAATGGCCTTAATGGTGCCGATGGCGCAAGCTGCGAAGTCAAGTCCTTGAAGGACGAATCCGGCTACAAGGTGCTCTGCGGAGGGGATTCTGTTGGCGTCTTGTTAAATGGTAAGACTGGTGCAACGGGTAAGCAAGGTATTGCTGGTGCTACTGGTGCTAAGGGTGATACCGGTAAGACTGGTGAAAGCTGCAAGGTTGAGCCGATTACCGACGGTTACAAGGTGCTTTGCGGAAACAAGGAAGTTGGTACGTTGAAGAATGGTGCCAAGGGCGAATCTTGTACGACCTCTGAAGCCGAAGAAGGTATCAAGATTACTTGCGGTACTACCTCTACTGTTCTCAAGAACAAGAGCTGCACGGTTAAGGAAACCGCAGACAAGGATGGCACTAAGGGCATCCAGATGACTTGCGATGACGGAACCGGTGGAACGGTTTGGAACGGTAAGAGCGGTACAAGCTGCACTGCCAAGAAGGATGGTGATGAGCTTAAGATGTACTGCGATGACAAACTCGTTGGTTCTGTGACGGATGGTACGAGCTGCGTTAGCACGGACAATGGCGAAGGTGTTGTTACCGTGAAGTGCGGTGATGCCGAACCTGTGGTCATTGCTAAGGCCATGTGCGGTGATAAGACCTATGATCCGGCCGATCAGTTCTGCGTTCTCACTACACTTTTCGATAAGTGCGGAACAGATGCAAAGAAGGTCGCTTATAACATCTCTTCTGAATACTGCGAAGCTGGTGTTGTCACGCCGATGTGTATTGACGTTGAATTCAAAGATCAGGTAGAAGTTAAAGTTGAAGATATTAGCATGCGTGCTCCTAAGGCCGATGAATTCTGCTGGAACGGCTTCATTACCAAGAAGTGCGGTGGCAAGGAATTCGGTGATTATGAGTTCTGCGGTACGACTAATGATAGAACCAAAGACTCTATTATGACTTATTGCGCAAGATATACGAAAATTGATGACATTATTATCGATCTCAATAAGTCTCGGATTGTTCGTGATGCCGATGAAGAAGATCTCGATGCTCGTGCAGAACTCTTCAGTTTCATTTATGGAGCTAGCTCGCCTTACTCTAGGGAAAGTGTGAATGATTTCTTTGTGAAACTTGATCAGTACAAGGTGAAGCCGACTCAGTTCTGCGATGAAGAACTCGAAATGGTGTTCAACAAGTGCGGCGATAAGACGTTCTCTCCCAAGAATCAGTTCTGCGATAGACGTGATAACCACGTCTACTCAGTGGTTAAGGTAGGCAGCAACTGGTGGATGGGTGAAAACCTCGCCTTCGAATACAAGTTGCCGTTAATTGAAAATGACAAAATTAAGGTCGGTGGTAAGGTCATGTACTTTGAAAAGGATGCTTATGAAAACTATGCGGGTGAAGATGGCTTCCGTTACTACACTTGGGCTTCTGCAACAGGTGCCGGTGATGTTAGAACCACTTCCACTCTTCCGGAAGCCTTCATTAACGCAGTCGAGGGTGATGAACTCGAGTCCCACAAGCTTGTTACCGGTGCTTGCCCTGAAGGTTGGAGACTTCCGACTAAGGAAGAACTCCAGACTCTTGTTGAATCGAGAGAATTGCTGAAGTCGTTTAATGTGGCTGCTTCTGGTTACTACAATGTTGAATTTGTTGTTGATCCTGAAACAGAGAAGGAAGTTGCTAAAACGACTCTTATGAGTGCTGACGATGCATTCCTGTGGTCTAATACTGATCAGGAAGCTGATGGCGCAAAGGCTATTGCTTTGATGTACCCGCATGACTCGAATGTACTTGAAACGACATTCGATGCATACACCAAGACACTTGCCCTCCCGATCCGCTGCATCGCTGACGTCGATTAA
- a CDS encoding NAD(P)H-dependent glycerol-3-phosphate dehydrogenase: protein MKVTVLGTGGWGLTLGQVVYENKNELTFWTNSQAEVDLLSTEHQYKDKLPGVVFPADFKYTTDMHAALEGCDMVLIVVPSQFMASVAANLGSWTPAKGKEPIVVCATKGILEGTDQLMSEVILEKVPWLTEDKMVAFSGPSHAEEVSRHVLTAIVAACVNEESAKVVQQAMSCSYLRVYTSTDIVGVELCGSVKNVIAIASGVLYGLEAGGKFKIGDNTRAAILTRGQAEMCRLGKALGAKPETFAGLAGMGDLIVTCLSQHSRNRYVGEHIGKGETLDQVLAGMKMIAEGVPTCRSTRALAKKLGVEMPIVEAVYQMLFENRKVEDVVKEIWGRELKAENWA, encoded by the coding sequence ATGAAAGTTACAGTTTTAGGTACCGGTGGCTGGGGCCTGACCCTCGGTCAAGTTGTTTACGAAAACAAGAACGAACTCACTTTTTGGACCAATTCCCAAGCAGAAGTAGACCTTCTCTCCACCGAACACCAGTACAAGGACAAGCTCCCTGGCGTTGTTTTCCCGGCTGATTTTAAGTACACGACCGATATGCACGCCGCCCTCGAAGGCTGCGACATGGTCCTTATCGTTGTTCCGTCCCAGTTTATGGCTAGCGTTGCCGCAAATCTTGGCTCCTGGACCCCAGCAAAGGGCAAAGAACCGATTGTCGTTTGCGCCACGAAGGGTATTCTCGAAGGCACGGACCAACTCATGAGCGAAGTCATCCTCGAAAAGGTTCCTTGGCTTACCGAAGACAAGATGGTTGCCTTTAGCGGTCCGTCTCACGCCGAAGAAGTGAGCCGCCACGTGCTTACCGCCATTGTCGCTGCTTGCGTGAACGAAGAATCTGCAAAGGTTGTGCAGCAGGCGATGAGCTGCTCTTACCTCCGCGTCTATACTTCGACCGATATCGTTGGTGTGGAACTCTGCGGTTCCGTGAAGAACGTGATTGCTATTGCTTCTGGTGTGCTCTATGGCCTCGAAGCGGGTGGTAAGTTTAAGATTGGTGACAATACCCGCGCCGCAATCCTCACGCGTGGCCAGGCTGAAATGTGCCGCTTGGGCAAGGCTCTCGGTGCAAAGCCCGAAACGTTTGCAGGCCTCGCCGGCATGGGCGACCTTATTGTGACGTGCCTTTCTCAGCACAGCCGTAACCGCTACGTGGGCGAACACATTGGTAAGGGCGAAACGCTCGACCAGGTGCTTGCAGGCATGAAGATGATTGCCGAAGGTGTGCCGACTTGCCGCAGTACGCGTGCACTCGCGAAAAAGCTTGGCGTCGAAATGCCGATTGTCGAAGCCGTCTATCAGATGTTGTTCGAAAACCGCAAGGTCGAAGACGTGGTCAAGGAAATCTGGGGCCGCGAACTCAAGGCCGAAAACTGGGCTTAG
- the plsY gene encoding glycerol-3-phosphate 1-O-acyltransferase PlsY yields MLGSIPSAIWIAKLAKGKDFDIRDYGSKNAGLTNTFRVLGWKPALPVVFMDLLKGFFGPFIAQKMCEAQVAAGGADYSAWVPLVAGLLVILGHSFTCFAGFRGGKGVLAALGVFLAISPLTVLCAFALWIILTVTTKYVSVGSIFGCGLLGALSVFGYVCPEYYFESINLGQMILAVIVAVFVIVKHKSNIKRLLNGTENGFGCKRKTNA; encoded by the coding sequence TTGCTGGGGTCGATCCCCAGCGCCATATGGATCGCAAAACTCGCGAAAGGTAAGGACTTTGATATTCGTGACTACGGCTCCAAGAATGCGGGCCTCACGAATACATTCCGCGTGCTCGGCTGGAAGCCTGCTCTCCCGGTCGTGTTCATGGATCTTTTGAAGGGCTTTTTTGGACCGTTTATCGCTCAAAAGATGTGCGAAGCTCAGGTCGCCGCTGGCGGTGCCGATTACAGCGCATGGGTACCGCTCGTCGCAGGCCTCCTCGTGATTCTCGGCCACAGCTTCACTTGCTTTGCCGGTTTCCGCGGTGGTAAGGGCGTGCTTGCGGCCCTTGGCGTGTTCCTCGCCATTTCCCCGCTCACAGTCCTTTGCGCATTTGCCCTCTGGATTATCCTCACGGTCACCACGAAGTACGTCTCCGTCGGTAGCATCTTCGGTTGCGGTCTTCTCGGCGCACTTTCCGTGTTTGGCTATGTCTGCCCGGAATACTACTTCGAAAGCATCAACCTTGGCCAGATGATTCTCGCCGTGATTGTCGCCGTGTTCGTCATCGTGAAGCACAAGTCGAACATCAAGCGCCTCCTCAACGGCACCGAGAACGGCTTCGGCTGTAAGCGCAAAACAAATGCGTAG
- the der gene encoding ribosome biogenesis GTPase Der — protein MKLPIVCIIGRPNVGKSSLFNRILGRRAAVVSDRDGVTRDRHYQNAIYKGHEFTVVDTGGFLPDDSIDVLADSVRAQIFNAVNEADLVLFMVDIRVGITKLDQQFARLIRKLDKKVILVANKSELQGDRQESYEFLKLGFGQPRTVSALTGYACLSLLDEVVSVLPTPVRGERREERPVRFAILGRPNAGKSTLLNRLLNEDRAVVSDIPGTTRDSIDCDFVVDGQKFVVTDTAGLRKKARVEDEVEVFSNMRTLESIRRSDLSVLVVDCTRGMEIQDYRIITEIRKAGKGLVVVLNKWDILPNKNDKSFDHMVKELLEREPMLEFVPILSISAKEGQRVGRVIQAIQTVYANCRRVLGRDRVAESFANFLQEKAPPSHNGRVVMLTRACQIMVEPPVIDIETRTPELVDESYKRYLLKKFYDEFQLQGAPLRLNFDRKLTLRKDEELEQFTESSNSVLAGVDPQRHMDRKTRER, from the coding sequence ATGAAATTACCTATCGTTTGCATAATTGGACGTCCGAACGTCGGAAAGTCCTCCCTCTTCAACCGCATTCTTGGCCGCCGTGCCGCCGTGGTGAGCGACCGCGATGGTGTTACCCGCGACCGTCATTACCAGAATGCGATTTACAAGGGTCACGAATTTACAGTCGTCGATACGGGTGGATTCTTGCCCGATGATTCTATCGACGTCTTGGCGGACAGCGTTCGCGCCCAGATTTTTAACGCCGTGAACGAAGCCGACCTGGTGCTCTTCATGGTCGATATCCGCGTGGGCATCACCAAGCTCGACCAGCAGTTTGCGCGCCTCATCCGCAAGCTCGACAAGAAGGTCATCCTCGTCGCGAACAAGAGCGAATTGCAGGGCGACCGCCAGGAAAGCTACGAATTTTTGAAACTCGGCTTTGGTCAGCCGCGTACCGTCAGTGCCTTGACCGGCTACGCTTGCCTCTCGCTCTTGGACGAAGTGGTCTCCGTGCTCCCGACTCCGGTGCGTGGCGAACGCCGCGAAGAACGTCCGGTGCGTTTTGCCATTCTCGGCCGCCCGAACGCAGGCAAGAGTACGCTCCTCAACCGCCTGTTGAACGAAGACCGCGCTGTTGTTTCGGATATCCCGGGTACGACCCGCGACTCCATCGACTGTGACTTTGTCGTTGACGGACAAAAGTTCGTGGTTACCGATACCGCAGGCCTTCGCAAAAAGGCTCGCGTCGAAGACGAAGTGGAAGTCTTCAGCAACATGCGTACGCTCGAAAGCATCCGCCGTTCTGACTTGTCCGTGCTCGTCGTCGATTGCACGCGCGGCATGGAAATCCAGGACTACCGCATCATCACGGAAATCCGCAAGGCCGGTAAGGGTCTCGTCGTTGTGCTGAACAAGTGGGATATCCTCCCGAACAAGAACGACAAGTCCTTCGACCACATGGTCAAGGAACTCCTCGAACGCGAACCGATGCTTGAATTTGTACCGATTCTCTCGATCAGTGCCAAGGAAGGCCAGCGCGTAGGCCGCGTGATTCAGGCTATCCAGACCGTCTATGCCAACTGCCGCCGTGTGCTTGGCCGTGACCGCGTTGCCGAAAGCTTTGCGAACTTCTTGCAAGAAAAGGCTCCTCCGAGCCACAACGGCCGTGTCGTCATGCTCACGCGCGCCTGCCAGATCATGGTGGAACCGCCGGTTATCGACATCGAAACCCGCACACCGGAACTTGTCGACGAATCGTACAAGCGCTACTTGCTCAAAAAGTTTTATGACGAATTCCAGTTGCAGGGCGCTCCGCTCCGCCTGAATTTCGATAGAAAGTTAACCCTCAGAAAGGATGAAGAACTTGAACAGTTTACTGAGTCTTCCAATAGCGTACTTGCTGGGGTCGATCCCCAGCGCCATATGGATCGCAAAACTCGCGAAAGGTAA
- the aroE gene encoding shikimate dehydrogenase, producing MASINGKTETLCIFGHPVAHSKSPAMHNALFDALGINAAYLPYAPEPENFAQAIQGFKAMKFHGANVTIPYKTEFFNADGSARLVDELSEISKFTGSVNTLYWKDGIVGGTLCGTTTDPYGCVRNLEENGVNPSNKKIALLGNGGAAQSIAFTLVEQENELTIVCRTKEKGEALAGSLNMFFQSGKAGDKNFKTVQVTTFGEFASISANFDIIINATSVGMSPNIDASPITDECLHKGQVVCDIVYTPPHTKLLQMAEAKGCKIVTGEGMLVHQGLESFKKWFPKETENKTNEELTAIMRKGMQG from the coding sequence TTGGCTTCCATAAACGGAAAGACGGAAACTCTTTGCATTTTCGGGCATCCGGTTGCTCACAGCAAATCGCCCGCTATGCACAACGCCCTTTTTGACGCCCTTGGCATCAATGCGGCTTATCTCCCCTACGCACCCGAACCAGAAAATTTCGCCCAGGCGATTCAAGGCTTCAAGGCGATGAAGTTTCACGGTGCAAACGTCACCATCCCCTACAAGACGGAATTTTTCAATGCAGACGGTTCAGCCCGCCTGGTCGATGAACTTTCGGAAATTTCGAAGTTCACCGGCAGCGTGAACACGCTGTACTGGAAGGACGGCATTGTCGGCGGGACTCTCTGCGGAACGACGACAGACCCTTACGGTTGCGTGCGAAATCTCGAAGAGAATGGCGTAAATCCGTCTAACAAGAAGATTGCGCTCCTCGGAAACGGTGGCGCCGCCCAGTCGATTGCGTTTACGCTTGTGGAACAAGAAAACGAGCTTACTATAGTTTGCCGCACCAAGGAAAAAGGCGAAGCTCTCGCAGGTTCTCTGAACATGTTTTTCCAGTCGGGCAAAGCAGGCGACAAGAATTTCAAGACCGTTCAAGTCACGACGTTTGGTGAATTTGCAAGTATTTCTGCAAACTTTGACATCATCATCAACGCGACCTCGGTCGGCATGAGCCCAAACATTGATGCCTCCCCCATTACAGACGAATGTCTGCATAAGGGGCAGGTCGTCTGCGACATCGTTTACACGCCGCCACACACCAAGCTTTTGCAGATGGCAGAAGCCAAGGGTTGCAAGATTGTAACTGGCGAAGGCATGCTCGTACACCAGGGCCTCGAAAGCTTTAAAAAGTGGTTCCCGAAAGAAACCGAAAACAAAACAAACGAAGAACTGACTGCGATTATGCGCAAAGGAATGCAGGGCTAA
- the aroB gene encoding 3-dehydroquinate synthase, producing MKKHLYFTGFMASGKSRTGRALADRLGRPFVDTDNVIVERAGKSISEIFEQDGEAAFRKMERDVIAEIAQSEKPLVVSLGGGALTQAENLKVIRENGTIIRLWAKPEVLSERIGRKNTRPLLANLSDEERLEKIKQMLKDREKNYANADFSVESSNDYSETHVTERIMHMLKFWESHALDVHPSEGGRYPIFIGKNIVPDAAIMLEGLRLAPTYEFLICTDTTIAKEQNTKLSELRGQAGRCPIFKFQAGEGHKTLHNLNQLYSFMLHRGYTRKSCLLQFSGGVVGDMAGFGAATYQRGIPFVQFPTTLLSMVDSSVGGKVAVNHAEGKNMIGAFYQPKAVVCDISVLNTLPPTEYLAGLAEIVKYGVIYDEEFFTYLENNVEKIKAHDFDVLKHMIFRSCQIKAEVVGIDEKEAGLRAILNYGHTFGHAIEKLTHYELYSHGIAVSLGMRVAARAAVLLGKLSKEDEQRQNKLLDDLGFPKTYNTDVEAAWAAMAVDKKAEKGTRVYILPTKIGKVEKVCNIDKGIIADAWKAIQASEV from the coding sequence ATGAAGAAGCATCTATACTTTACCGGATTCATGGCCAGCGGCAAGAGCCGTACAGGTCGCGCCCTCGCAGACCGCCTCGGACGCCCGTTTGTCGATACAGACAACGTCATTGTAGAACGCGCTGGCAAGTCCATTAGCGAAATTTTTGAACAAGATGGCGAAGCCGCTTTCCGCAAGATGGAACGCGACGTGATTGCCGAAATTGCACAGAGTGAAAAGCCTCTTGTCGTTTCCCTTGGCGGTGGCGCTCTCACACAAGCCGAAAACTTGAAGGTCATCCGCGAAAACGGAACGATTATCCGCCTGTGGGCAAAGCCCGAAGTGCTTTCGGAACGCATTGGCCGCAAGAACACGCGACCGCTCCTTGCTAACCTCTCGGACGAAGAACGCCTCGAAAAGATCAAGCAGATGCTGAAAGACCGCGAAAAGAATTACGCCAATGCGGACTTTAGCGTCGAAAGCTCGAACGACTATTCCGAAACGCACGTCACGGAACGCATTATGCACATGCTCAAGTTCTGGGAAAGCCACGCGCTTGACGTGCACCCGAGCGAAGGTGGCCGCTACCCGATTTTCATCGGCAAGAACATTGTGCCGGACGCAGCAATCATGCTTGAAGGCTTACGCCTTGCCCCGACTTACGAATTCTTGATTTGCACGGACACAACGATTGCCAAGGAACAGAACACGAAGCTTTCGGAACTCCGCGGCCAGGCAGGCCGTTGCCCGATTTTTAAGTTCCAGGCCGGCGAAGGCCACAAGACGCTCCACAACTTGAACCAGCTTTACAGCTTTATGCTGCACCGCGGTTACACCCGCAAGAGTTGCCTTTTGCAATTTAGTGGTGGTGTCGTAGGCGACATGGCAGGCTTTGGCGCTGCCACTTACCAGCGCGGCATTCCGTTTGTGCAGTTCCCGACAACACTCTTGTCGATGGTCGACAGTTCCGTTGGCGGTAAAGTCGCCGTGAACCATGCCGAAGGCAAGAACATGATTGGCGCTTTCTACCAGCCGAAAGCGGTTGTCTGCGACATTTCTGTGCTGAACACGCTCCCCCCAACCGAATACCTTGCGGGTCTTGCCGAAATCGTCAAGTACGGCGTGATTTACGATGAAGAATTCTTCACCTACCTTGAAAATAACGTCGAAAAGATCAAGGCACACGACTTTGACGTGTTGAAGCACATGATTTTCCGCAGTTGCCAAATCAAGGCCGAAGTGGTCGGCATCGACGAAAAGGAAGCAGGCCTCCGCGCCATCCTCAATTACGGTCATACGTTCGGTCACGCGATTGAAAAGCTCACGCATTACGAGCTTTACAGCCACGGCATCGCCGTTTCTTTGGGCATGCGAGTGGCCGCACGCGCTGCAGTACTCCTCGGAAAGCTCTCGAAAGAAGATGAACAACGTCAAAACAAGTTGCTCGACGATCTCGGATTCCCGAAGACATACAACACGGATGTCGAAGCGGCATGGGCTGCGATGGCTGTCGACAAGAAGGCCGAAAAAGGCACAAGAGTTTATATTTTGCCTACAAAGATCGGAAAGGTCGAAAAAGTTTGTAATATTGATAAGGGTATTATTGCAGATGCCTGGAAAGCCATCCAGGCAAGTGAGGTTTAG
- a CDS encoding GDP-mannose 4,6-dehydratase, whose protein sequence is MSILVTGGTGSLGYSILSNLSGTNHELYSFSDELPQPWQKVEGVQYLTGDLLDFRNVLEMIQKVSPTHIYHLASQSSVGLSYKKPYETLNINLLGTQTLLEAVRQVVPKAKVLLLSSSEIYGRTEQQLTYLHKETDPPNPLTPYATSKACMEILGNQFRNANGLHIVFARPFHFTGPHHSRRFVIPSIAYQLVKIKYYGAEPVIYSGSLDVSRDVVDVRDVARAAIQILNTAESGEAFNICCGKSYTFRELVEMLVDISGVSVDFRFDPGYDRCNDIPLLIGDPTKIMNLGWKPMICMEDCLSDLFNEMVVRRRVELKMGMGRDLRL, encoded by the coding sequence ATGAGTATATTGGTTACCGGGGGAACGGGATCACTTGGGTACAGTATTCTATCTAACTTAAGCGGCACCAATCACGAGCTGTACAGCTTCAGTGACGAACTTCCGCAGCCGTGGCAAAAGGTCGAAGGAGTACAGTACCTGACCGGTGATTTGCTAGACTTCAGGAATGTGCTGGAAATGATTCAGAAAGTTTCACCGACGCACATTTACCATTTGGCTAGCCAATCCTCTGTGGGGCTCAGCTACAAGAAGCCTTACGAAACGCTCAACATCAACTTGTTGGGTACGCAGACACTCCTCGAAGCGGTGCGACAGGTTGTGCCGAAGGCAAAAGTCCTGCTCCTCAGCAGTAGCGAAATCTACGGCCGAACGGAACAACAACTGACTTACTTGCACAAGGAAACGGACCCTCCTAACCCGCTTACTCCGTACGCCACATCCAAGGCATGCATGGAAATTCTCGGGAACCAGTTCCGCAACGCAAACGGGCTCCACATCGTGTTTGCTCGTCCGTTCCACTTTACGGGCCCGCATCACAGCCGCCGCTTTGTAATCCCTTCCATCGCCTACCAGCTGGTGAAGATAAAGTATTACGGCGCAGAACCGGTCATTTATTCGGGAAGCCTCGACGTAAGCCGTGACGTGGTTGACGTGCGTGACGTTGCCCGCGCCGCTATCCAGATTTTGAACACCGCCGAATCCGGCGAAGCATTCAACATTTGCTGCGGAAAGTCCTACACGTTCCGCGAACTCGTGGAAATGCTCGTGGACATCTCCGGCGTGAGCGTAGACTTCCGTTTTGACCCGGGTTACGACCGTTGCAACGACATTCCGCTCTTGATTGGCGACCCCACCAAGATCATGAATCTCGGCTGGAAACCCATGATTTGCATGGAAGATTGCCTCTCGGACTTGTTCAACGAAATGGTCGTCCGCCGTCGCGTGGAACTCAAGATGGGCATGGGCCGCGACTTGCGCCTGTAA
- the hisA gene encoding phosphoribosylformimino-5-aminoimidazole carboxamide ribotide isomerase produces the protein MTKFRPCIDLHDGKVKQIVGSSLSDSGAGLKTNFETDRSSAWFAELYKKDGIKGGHVIMLGKGNESAAKDALSAYPGGMQVGGGINAQNALEYIQAGASHVIVTSWIFPDGKLDRSRLDELVKTVGKEHLILDLSCKRTGMVDGKPQWKIATNRWQTIIDIEINKETLEDLAKSCDEFLVHAADVEGKQQGMDDELIKFLAENSPIPVTYAGGAKSLEDLIHCKEISNGKIDLTIGSALDLFGGKGVKYDDCVKFNKAQG, from the coding sequence ATGACGAAGTTTAGGCCGTGCATTGACTTGCACGATGGCAAGGTAAAGCAGATCGTCGGCAGTTCGCTCTCCGATAGCGGAGCGGGACTCAAGACAAATTTTGAAACAGACAGGTCATCCGCATGGTTTGCCGAACTCTATAAGAAAGACGGCATCAAAGGCGGGCACGTGATTATGCTTGGTAAGGGAAACGAGAGCGCGGCAAAGGACGCGCTTTCGGCGTATCCAGGGGGTATGCAAGTTGGTGGTGGCATCAACGCCCAGAACGCACTGGAGTACATTCAAGCCGGAGCCTCGCACGTGATTGTGACGAGCTGGATTTTCCCGGATGGAAAACTCGACCGATCGCGCCTTGACGAACTTGTAAAGACCGTCGGCAAGGAACACCTGATTTTGGACTTGAGTTGCAAGCGCACCGGCATGGTCGATGGCAAGCCGCAATGGAAGATTGCCACCAACCGCTGGCAGACGATTATCGATATCGAAATCAACAAGGAAACGCTCGAAGACCTCGCCAAGAGCTGTGATGAATTCTTGGTTCACGCAGCCGATGTCGAAGGCAAGCAGCAGGGCATGGACGACGAGCTCATCAAGTTCCTCGCCGAGAATAGCCCGATTCCTGTAACGTATGCAGGTGGCGCAAAATCGCTTGAAGACCTGATTCATTGCAAAGAAATTTCGAATGGCAAGATTGACCTTACCATTGGTAGTGCATTAGACTTGTTCGGTGGCAAAGGAGTGAAGTATGACGACTGCGTCAAGTTCAACAAAGCTCAAGGCTAG
- a CDS encoding glycosyltransferase — protein MTTASSSTKLKASDKLDTRPAIFGRKVTSTFRKIFSFDHRPPGNIRTCWIPPLVFFTPIINLPKLLKLRFFLKKERQKRDPDDVRILFYSDNLDETNGIANNLRNVIPYMRAHGMKAYLAGSAFNTRPCGVIENSYCVLLPRLFSMEQLGYANSELAIPRISPALRLLKRYPIDMIELETPSPGAWVVCLCAWIAGIKVFSHYRTDVPTYAKTLVKAKWMHTYVLWLMRIFYWMARPVISPCDDYANILQKDLKVPANQVQILPRGLPLDKFSPTMRGKGAWEKFGSDRTKRPVRFAFIGRISKEKNLEFLNSVWSKFSAKHDDVELMYVGYGWYLEEIKKQFKDNPSVCFAGEQGGEMLASLYADADFFLFPSTTDTFGNVVVEAMSTGTPAIVSNYGGPHDIVQDDSCGRILPIDEAKWLDTLEECRTIKLEKPELYEQMRIDCHKRSERYTLASSTKTQFEFFRKLKREVYGI, from the coding sequence ATGACGACTGCGTCAAGTTCAACAAAGCTCAAGGCTAGCGACAAGCTCGATACACGCCCGGCCATCTTTGGACGCAAGGTCACGAGTACCTTCCGTAAAATTTTCTCGTTTGACCACAGACCGCCCGGAAACATCCGCACTTGCTGGATTCCGCCTCTTGTGTTTTTCACGCCGATTATAAACTTGCCGAAGCTCTTGAAGTTGCGCTTTTTCTTGAAAAAGGAACGCCAGAAAAGAGACCCGGACGATGTACGCATTCTGTTTTACTCGGACAATCTGGACGAGACAAACGGCATCGCAAACAACTTGAGAAACGTGATTCCGTACATGCGCGCTCACGGTATGAAGGCTTACCTCGCCGGCAGTGCGTTTAACACGCGCCCGTGCGGTGTGATTGAAAACAGCTATTGCGTTTTGTTACCGCGTTTGTTCAGCATGGAACAGCTCGGGTACGCGAACAGCGAACTTGCGATTCCGCGCATTTCGCCGGCACTGCGATTGCTCAAGCGCTACCCCATCGACATGATTGAACTGGAAACGCCGAGCCCTGGCGCTTGGGTCGTTTGTCTATGCGCATGGATTGCAGGCATCAAGGTATTTAGCCATTACCGCACTGACGTGCCGACTTACGCAAAGACGCTCGTGAAGGCAAAGTGGATGCACACATACGTGCTATGGCTCATGCGCATTTTCTACTGGATGGCTCGCCCGGTCATTAGCCCTTGCGATGACTACGCGAACATTCTACAAAAGGACTTGAAAGTCCCGGCAAATCAGGTACAGATTCTCCCCCGCGGGCTCCCGCTTGACAAGTTTTCGCCCACGATGCGTGGTAAAGGCGCTTGGGAAAAGTTCGGCAGCGACCGCACCAAGAGGCCCGTGCGTTTTGCATTTATCGGTAGAATTTCCAAGGAAAAGAATCTGGAATTTTTGAACTCCGTGTGGAGCAAGTTCTCAGCCAAACACGATGACGTGGAACTCATGTACGTGGGCTACGGCTGGTATCTTGAAGAAATCAAGAAGCAGTTCAAGGACAATCCGAGCGTTTGCTTTGCAGGCGAGCAGGGCGGCGAGATGCTCGCAAGCCTTTATGCGGATGCGGACTTTTTCTTGTTCCCGAGCACGACGGACACGTTCGGAAACGTTGTCGTAGAAGCGATGTCTACAGGCACGCCTGCAATTGTAAGCAATTACGGTGGCCCGCACGACATTGTGCAGGACGACAGCTGCGGACGCATTTTGCCGATTGACGAAGCGAAGTGGCTAGACACGCTCGAAGAATGCCGTACCATCAAGCTCGAGAAGCCGGAACTCTACGAACAGATGCGCATTGATTGCCACAAGCGAAGCGAACGCTACACGCTTGCAAGCTCGACCAAGACGCAGTTTGAGTTCTTTAGAAAGCTCAAGCGGGAAGTGTACGGGATTTAA